In the Arachis ipaensis cultivar K30076 chromosome B04, Araip1.1, whole genome shotgun sequence genome, TCGGTTTAGTCCATTATGCGGTGTTTTGGActaccgaaccatggtaagcaATCCCCCAAATAAAATagggagaaaaggaaaaaaaaaaagtatccaCAATAATCTTGTTGAGTATATGTTTTTGGTAAAATTAGCCATTAAAGATTTGGACTGCATCGACTCATTTTGTATTTGGCAGGGAATAATTTCAAAATTCCAGAAACACCAGCAGAGCACCGACTTGTTAACAGCTTCACAGGAGAGACACAAGCAGATTTGAAAAGGGATGTTATCACATGCTCGATGCAGTCCGATGCTGATAGAATCAACTTCTGGAGATAGTTCATCATGTTGATAGCGAAGTGTTTGTTCTTTCCCTCCCCAAAGGCCACCATTTCAAACATACATATATGGGCTGCCATTGATGTATCAAACCCAAGGAAGATATATTAGGCGAGGTacatttatgattttctaattgagGGAGTGCTGAGGTTTCAGGATGTAGGGAAGAAGACAGTGGATGGATATATGTTCGCATTACTAGTGAGCCGTATATCCCTAACCTTTGATTTGTTATTTGTTATTCTATAGTATACCTTGTTTATAGCAATTACTATAACTTTCAGATTATATATCTCCATGCTAACAAGAATGGAGATTTATGAAGATATAATGGGAGAGAACCATGGATCAGAGACTGGTCGCTTGCTGATCTGAAGAAGATGGATGAAGAGGAAAGCACATCTCACTCGGTGAGGCATATGATAGATAGGCATATGATAGATAAATAATCTTTTAATAGTGATAAGTGTGAAAGATATGTTAATCGGATCACTTCTTTTAAGCTCTAATGAAAATAAAACTTATACTTTGTCCACTTGGGAAGATGTCTGTGTTACCGAAAAAGCACAACCGTGTATCAAAAAGATGATGCATTAGGAAAAAAAGAAAGTCTAATAgaaagactcataaagaagctcgCACGGTAGATGAAAATGAGACCGACATACCAGCTGGTCATGCATCACCTGCTAAATTTGATGAACATACTTCCAAAAAAAGGAAATTCAATGTTTTTCagttttgttacaaaattttattGCTCTAACCTGCGTCTTTTTAATAGTATTctagtataaatattttttagattttgCGTCTTTTTAATCGTATATAAAGTTTTACCATGTATAGaataattatttatctaattttagaaGTGTGATATTGATGCTGTAACTTGTAGATCTATCTTTAAAAAACTGTTGGAGCTACTTATCTTGAGCATGGCAATAGACCTTACACATGTAAATACATCTTTTTGGGTTTTAGCATTCACTTCATAACATAATAACTTTGAAAACTATGTCTCCTCTCCCTTATGTGCATAACTAAACATAATTTACTAAGCTGCTTTGGTTTTAATGTACAACATGGAAGACTGTTTTATTAGCGTTATTCCAATTAAATAAAGACCTAAGTAATGGCAATACTAGTTACTTTAAATAGTATTTTGAATAGCTAATTTTTGTCTTATTAGTTGGAATGTTATGTATGCCTGACACCTGATGTTATCCGTGTGGCCTTATGGATTTTAACTGATTGGAATTACAGATATTATTGTCCATTCTGTACTTTACTCGGCACGAAGCAACCTTGGGTAAAATTTcgaattaaactcatttatataTTTGGGTGTACTAGATTTAGTTGATCGGATTATATTTGTGCTAGGTGACCTTTTTTATTATCACTTATAGTTGTTCATCCTCCAATTTATTTAAATAGAAATTGTAGCCAAGATTCACAAAACGGATGTATTGGGGGGGATAAAGTGTGTATGAACAAGACATGTATAGAAACGCCCACAGGAGAGGAGACATTGGCCGACAAGGCAATGGTAAATGCAACAGATGTTAATGTTGATGAAGGGCCTTCCGAGGAAAGGCAAGTTACTGATTTTTAAGTTATAGTATGAAATTTTAATGCTCTAACCTGCCTCATTTTAATAGTATACTAGTATAAATTTTTTCATTTGGCCATCTGCATTGGCATAATTAATCATTACATTTGTTTGTACATAAAATTTTACCATCTATAAAGTAATTTTAATATACGTTACCTACGTATaatattgtgcttaattgagaaGGATGGCAATATTTGGTGTTGTAACTTGTAGATTTATCTTAAATAGGAGTTTGAATAGCTAATATTTATCATTTAAATTCGGATGTTATGCATGCTTCGTACCCGATGTTATCTGTGTGGCATTATGGTTACTAACTGGTTGGCACTGCGGATGCTACTATCCATTCTTTACTTTATTCTGCACGAAGAAGCATTGGGTAAACTTTTGAATTAATATCATTTACACATTTAAGCATGCTATATTTACTTGATCAGATCAGATTTGTGTTAGGTGTCTTTTGTTATTATCACATATGGCTGCTCAACTTCTAATTTATTTAAACAGAAACTACAGTCAAGAGTCTCAAAACAGGTCCATTAGGGGAAATACTGTGAGTATGAAGAATACATGTGCTGAGACGCCCACAGGGGATGAGACAATGCCTGACACACCTGTTGGAAACGGAACAGATGATAATGTTGATGAAGGACCTTCAAAAAAAAGGCAAGTTAGATGAATTTAACAATAATACGAAGTATTGATAATTATAGTAGGTGCATGACTTTTTATCTCTGACTCTTTCCTACTTCTCAGGTGGAATGTTTAATCAATAATAGATGTTATCCATCTAATCTTATGCTGGTTACACAACTTTCTTTATTTTAGTTTGCGCTCAGTTAAGAGCACTTAATTGTTAAGACCACTTAGTTAAGAGCACTTAATTGTTAATGAATGTGCAGAGAATCCGGAGAACTTGCAATGCTAGTGTATGTTGCGCCAGAGGACCCAGTTCAAGTTGACTTTCCAATCCCGTCATTCTCACTTGGCATCACTCAGATGCACATACCGGATTCAAGGCCGGGATCTTCAGTAACAAATGAACGAAATGCGACTCCTGAACTTGAAGCAccagaaaacataagaaaaataaaagatgtCGTGGACACATTAATGCCATCAGGGGGTGCTGCAAGGCTTACAGGTGATGACATGAACAGGATATACAAGTGGGTGGCAGATCGTAGGGGTGCAAAAAATGCCACGCTCGCGTGGATTCGTAATGGTGATGATGTTCAGCTGCAGCGAGCGGACCTTCAATCAATGGGATGGCGTAGAAGAGTAACCGATACAGTAAGACCGAACAAAAAAACTGTAATCAATTGGTGAGTATGTGTTCTGCATTAAAGTGCTATGAAATACAATGCGTTTATTCTATTCAGGTGGTTAATTACTGTTGTGCCATGTTCAATGCTTTGAGCAATGCAAGGTTCTGCACGGAGTTTTACTGTATTCTGCCGAGACTAATGGTTAGTGCAATCTGTCCTTACCcacttaatattaattaataccCATAATTGTCTCGGTGAAGGATACTCTAAATTATTTTGTTAGGTGTTTAACTAATGCAAAATGGGTTTGCAGGCCCTAATATTGACTAATGATAATATTGAACGATGTGCCGGTACGAACACTGGTTTTGTCCCTGTTCTTATCAGCTTCATGGGCCACGGGCAACACTAGTTCAATACGGGGAAGGCAAAACAAGTTAAATATGTAAGTAATTCACGTACTTACTTATCCACATACAAAATCTATTTTTCATTACAAGAATGCAGAAAAAAATAACTATATGTTAACATGCTTTATTCAACGATGAAGTGGTTTGTTCTAGTGTGTCAAGATGATCACTGGTGGCTATATGTACTCCATTGGCATACTGATAACCTATGGGTGTTAGACTCCATGCACAATGGCCCACACTTCGAGTGCCAAGAGAAAATAGATAAATATGTAGTAAGTGAGAATAGATTTGATGATGCATATTTTTTTGGGTGTTTGGTGTTGCCTtccatgtatttttttttatattttcctcCCTAATTTTTTCTATCTGGCTTGTCAAAGGGCTTTCTTCTCCAAGAGTTGACAACAACTGTAAACCCGAGTGTAGTATTCATAGCTGAAGGCTATGAGTGTTGCTATGAAACAAGGATCCAAAAACAACCAAATGGGTAAGTCTAGATATGAAAACGAAGAAGGGTTTAAAAATTCAACCCacacaaaaattttaatatgttGGCATGACTTTTTTTGTTGTTTGTGTTGCATAGGTGGGACTGTGGCATATATGTCATTAAATGGATGAAAATGTGGGATCCAAAGAGCTTGGCAGAGGATAAATTGAACATGCCTATTTGGACGACGGTTAGTGAAATCCAAAACATATGCTGATGCTTATTTGCATATTTAATAATTGATAAATAACTCTTTTTTAATGAATTATAATTATGATGGCTGGATTTATATTTGCTTCTTTAAAGTATTTTATACCAAACACATATACATCTATTTGTCACCACACGCCCAGCTGCAACAAATTCGGAAAGAAATTGTAACTGACATACTAATTTGCAAAGACAACATCTCTAGGAATGAGGTAGAGGGTGTACTTAATGTGCCATGTCGTCATGTGGAGGAtaggagaaagaagaaaaatattgAAGACCCTTGGACAAATCCAAGAACAATATCACTGGTTCGAAGGGTGAACGGGCTAAGAAAGCTAAATGGAACTATAAGCCATAAATTGAGATTAGAGTTGGTCTATGTGTGTTTTCTGttaatttaatttcataattTAATGGATGTTATCATGGAATACAGATGGATGTTATTGGATTTAAACCAAAAATGGGTGAATCTTTTTTAAAAGGTTACCTATATTGGACAGCAGGGTAAATGTATCTACAAACAATTAATTAGGAATGAAAAAAAACACAAGAATTCAATATCACAGTAAATAATTATGTATGAAAAAAATTGTTCTtaaattcttagtttatttttttatgtgtTTGGCTTGTTTTTGCTCAGATCGAGAACAccgatgcaccactatttcgtggtatattttatgcttaatttgagtagatttcatcCATTATTCCCGCATTtactcaatgaaatagcatggtttcataattttctcctaatttgtgtttaagtgtgaaaacatgctttttaggcccttaattggttaatcttaaatcacctttgattccactagatgccttgatgtgtttgttagtaaaTTCAGGTTAAAAAGGCTATGAATGGATCAAAttagtgaagagaaaagcatgcaaagcggagaactcatggaaaatcaaggattgggagAGTATTCATCGACGGCACGCGCAAcaaacgcgcacgcgtggaatgtgaagtcacaacggcgccattttgaagaatggattttttacggtttagaatttctcaatgaattatcgttgcaagtatagtttctaaaccaacaaagaatcctctcatgcaaaaatttggttgtcacaagtaacaaaccccaataaaaataaccgaagtattcaaacctcgggttgtctctcaaaggaattgcagggaagtgttcttgttattagttatgggatgtatattttggggtctTGAATAAGAAACATTAAAGATAaattacaagaaagtaaatgaaaagtcaaatgataaaaaggtcttggtaagggttgatggttaaggatctatatccttgttactaaccacaacatgataatcgcaaggatcaatctcattaagtcatcctctaacaagtgaaggaaattCAAATGAGCTataccaatcctaatccataagtcctaactttctcactaattaacttagtggaagctagagtcaatggacaccaattatcaagacttggacattagcaactcaatttcacctaagttaccatcccaagccaagaacacaaaatctactctaacatccttccaagcattcaatcaaacacttggaaggcataaaaggaaagcaggataaaattgcaagaaaagtagatctacactaccaattgcaagaaaattaaCAACTACAAtttaaatcaacaataaaggaaatcaaacatgaattgcattaaagagaagtagaaggaacaagagtgcatcaacaacaaagtgaaCAATTACAAGGATTAAAGtacaaaactagagagagaaaaggtagaggaacaagaaattgtaaaggaaaagtaaatccaagtatgaattaaacctagatctaaaaaatcctaatctacatctaacctaattctagagagaagagagagcttctctctctagaaactaactaaagcatgatgaaacTAAACTATGTGTTCTCCCCCCTTGACTCCTCTTGATCTTTGCATGTAATAGTctcagaagtgagttggatttaggcctgggaagcccagaaatcacccccagcgttttcactttagtGAGGTCACATGTGAacatcgacgtgtacgcgtgggtcaagtgcacgcgtcgcttggcaatttgctttccacgcgtacgtgtcgtgtcatgtcatgtcacgcgtacgcgtcaccatgcgacttcacattccacgcgtgcgcgtctgttgcgcgtgcgcgtcgatgaatactctcccaatccttgattttccatgagttctccactttgcatgtttttctcttcactcctttgatccattcctagcctttttaacctgaattcactaacaaacacatcaaggcatctagtggaatcaaaggtgatttaaaattaaccaattaagggcctaaaaagcatattttcacacttaagcacaaattagaagaaaattatgaaaccatgctatttcattgagtaAATGCGGGAATAATGGATGAAATTCACTCAAATTAAGCgtaaaatgtaccacaaaatagtggtgcatcaaacaCGTTGATTGAAGTTTGAACTTTCTTTCGTATATCTactgaaaattttttaattgaaCTTTAAAATTATCCATACTTAACAGCGAGGTAAAAATATCTATGCCCAAGCAATAAATGCTCGATTGTGGTTGTTATTCTAATAAATTAGAGGATGTTATTGGATGTAAACAAAATACATGCCTGGATATGCCTTTTTTATgtctaatttttaaataataaaataaagaccTTATTATGTACGAATACTTTTAAAATTCAAGTTTAAACTTCATGTAATGCACCAAATTATCATAATAATCAAATTATCAACTgaacatttattattttaaatattagtaaaaaataataacgataaaaaagagtaaaagaagaaaaaagttgTATATTAGTTGCCCAAGTCTgttattatattttgtttaataatGGTATATGAAGTTGTAGCAAGGTAAAATAAAGTTGagtatattaaaatatataaaacaaacccaataaaccACCAAATCATGATAACGTAAAATAACGTTGAAGCATGGGCAAAGTACAAAGTAGTTGCTAAACTCTAATGCTTATGATATGTAGTGCTGTTAAACTTTGAATCCTCCAAAAATGCTTCCTGtggaaaataatttaaaaacaaaacaaagagGAAACGTTGAAGCATGGGCAAAGTACAAAGTAGTTGCTAAACTCTAATGCTTATGATATGTAGTGCTGTTAAACTTTGAATCCTCCAAAAATACTTCCTGtggaaaataatttaaaaacaaaacaaagagGAAACAATAAATAAATGGACATGACATTAATGCTATGAAAAATACACTAGGTACACATACACAATTGTTCGGCGTTATGGGATGAATTCAATAGTGACATGAAGGAACCAGAGTGCGTAGCCAAATTGTCTGTCATTTCTGAACAAGCCTATTGCGTATCTTTGTAGGAAGATGCCACATTGGTAGGAGATGGTTGTGCATTACCATTAGGTcccttaacacacaaatcatatTGAAAAATAACATCATAACTTATCATCTATTCAACACACTTAAAATAAACAAATGACGTGAAAAAGGGTAGATCTCATATTTACCTTGTTGTGATTGTGAGTGTTCTTGTGTTTGCGTGTCCTCTTTTTAATAGATTTTTTAAGATCTGCCCCAAGTCTGGTGGACGTTGGATGACCTTGCGTAGGAACACGACATGGGCCCTGTAGCTCATCCATGCTAACGGGACACTCATCATGCGTATGTGAGTTAATTGCACTTGGTACATCTGCAGCTTGATGCTCGGATTCCTTGTGTTCTTTGAGCTTGTGTCGAGCACTGTCCATGGCATCACCCAATATAGCAGCAACCTCTGGAGTAGCCACAAAATTCTGAGCGACGTTGTAAAAATCAGAACACAATTCCCTAAAAATGGTCATGCTTTCATCGGAATGGTCCATGTCAATGCTACTCCTGATGTATGTGTGTCTCTAACTAACATTCTTACTCCATTGGGATAGAATGTATTGTGAGGACACTGCTATTACACAAAAATATAGAAGAACAGCAAGACTGTGGAAGCATAGAATACCATTCGATTGGAACATAAAGCAATCACATTGAACTTCTGATGACTGCGAGCAATACACGATTTGGTATCTGCTATACACTAACATGTCAAATACCATCTTTTGTTGGTCAACTTCACAAACTATACTTGTGCCATGATGGTTGATTGAAGAGATGTCACAATCGGCCTTTTTTATAAATTGATCCTGGACGTCTCGAAACATGGAGTTTGTATATTCTCTCTGGAACTGCTTCTCTATTGGTGAGCTGGAAACACACAGGATAATCCCTCTTAAATCAGTAGCGTCACACTCAAGCTCCTTTTGCTCCTTGTCTATAACATAGATTTGGTATTGGCGAACAAATTGCAACAAAGAGCTCTTACTGTTTAAGTACTTATCGAAAACTGAATGCATGCTCTCACTACGCTGTGTGCTCCTCATGCCAGCCCAGAATTCGTCCTTGAAAAATACTGGCACCCGCATATGTCAGTCAGCAAACATATCTGTCAATGAATGggcaaaacaaaaaataaaaaaaaaaatagcgtaAGTTAACCCATAAGTGCAACATCCATATTGactataaaataaaatctataaAGAAGCCACACAGAGGTAGCAATAAACCAGAAGATTATACTACCATTTAGCCACCAAGAATTGTACTCTTCAATAAATCGTGCCAATCTCTCTCAATCAGTCCTTAGATTTGGATTCAAACACAATCTTCTTCATGCATGTGTTGAGCTGATCGAAACAACGGTAATCTACCAGCTTGTTTGATATCTTCTTTAGGATATGCCATATGCACCATCTATGGCGTGTGTGTGGTAATGTGGTCTCTAACGCAGAACGCATCTGCAGGGATTGATCTTTTATAACACATATGGGGCCTTACCCATGCACTTCAACCAAGTATGAAAAAGCCATTGGAATGTACGAGTGTCCTTATTCCGCAATAATCGCACCCAAGAAGCGTAGACATCTCATGGTGGTTGACACCTACGAAATACCCGAACAGCATGTCATACCTAAagaatgaaaatataaaaatatgtaaCGTAGGTGTAAACTCCAAATGCCTTAGctgaaaaaaaaatctaattaagtCGAACAAAAAAACAATAATTTGGTACCTATTAGTCTTGTAAGTAGTGTCAAACATCACGACATTACCAAAATATTCCCATGCATCTCTACACCAAGCATCGGCCCAAAACACATTTCTAATGCTATGGTTTTTGTCCACATCTATTTCAAAGAAAAAGTTCGGATTGAGCTCCTTCATCTGTGAGAAGTGTTTAAGTAACTCTTTTGGATCCGTCTCATCCTCGAAAATGCGTAAGTGACGACTAATGTAATTTCTAACATCCTTCTCTGTAAAGGTGAGATTGGCAGGGCCACCAGCGGCATTGGCTAGTGCCTGGTACGTCTTACTCGGTCTAATGCCAGCTTGGTCGTTTTGCTTATCAGGTGCTTCACACGCATACTTAGCTGACGGTTTGCTGAGAACATTCCAGATAGCTTCGGATTAAGCGGGTGTGAGTGGGATACCTCTACTCAAGAAATTCTCCACTGCCTTGTCATCTTATCTAATGCCAAATAGCAACGGGCTTTGCAGTTTGTTGAGGCCACCGTTTTCCTTCTCTTGGGTGCCTTTACACAAGATGTGCGGTATCCATCTCTGTTACAATGCAAAGCTTGATTAACAACCATCCTCTAACCATTTCTAGTCTTCAAGGGCGGTTCTTATTTTGACGACAAAACCAGTCCTAGCCACATATCGGTAATAATATGCACGCGCATCTTCTAATGTGCCAAAGCACATTCCCTCCTCGGGCTCTAGCTCCTCGTCACCAATAGCTTGGTTTATGACCtggaaaaaaaaacaaatgaaacTCTACCTAATAGTTAACTATACAAAAGTGGCTAATTTCACTATCGAGTATAATAAATAAAACACACTATTGTACTTTTAGGTGCTAATTTCGTTTTATTATGTATGTTAACGTGGATGTTAACTTCGtataattatggatgttattcaTATGAACTTATTGATTGCATAAAGCATGAACTTTACACGAATGTTATGCATATAACTAAAGTGCCAAAATTGGCAGTTTACTAAATAGTACAATATAAGTATAAATGAGGATATAATTAGTATCGTACTCAATACAGCGAACATTGTATGACTGTGCTGGTAgttcaaataataataacaatagaaataataatttatatatagacATACAAACATAAtatgtctattttgattttttcttGTCTAATAAAAATTtgtcaataaataaaataaaatgttccaatcttttaaaaagacaatataaaaattttatagtTTTTTATGGATTAATGGGCTGatcatgataaaataatttttatatatttattgtcGGGTGAGTCCGTCTGTTGCTCAAATTCTTCAGCACCTTCTGCCATAGGTACTGTATTAAGGTCGAAATCAATTGCCATACAAATTACAATGACAAAGACGATTTCTTGTAAAATTTCTTGGCTTATACACTATTGTACTTGCAATGGTGTTATTcttgtgatttttgaatgaacATGATTGAATTAACATAAGGTACATATTAGGGTAGGTTTCATGTTTCATATCTCCAATAATTAATGATAAATACCATAACATACAAAGAATCAATTGCAATTATTTAATGTAATTGATATTATAATTACCgttcttaattataattattattaatctttattgtattcttatatataaaaatcaaattataaaaaagaatattaagtattgattacaagaatgtctaataaaaagttatataattttataattaatattattaataagtgAATTTGATAAGAATATGATAAGTGGAATAATAAGAgagtagaataaaaaataaaactattattaagtgatgtaaataaaataaattatgaaaaatttTAACTAATTATGGCTGAAAAATTTTGGTTACTAAATTTTTTGATATTATTGTTATTCTTTTATTAGTAGTTTTATGTTATCAATAGTTATGTATTGGAGTAGTTATTGAAAATAGTGGAAATGtagttaatttttgttattgTAATGATTAACCTTAAATTTCCGGAGTGTGACACACTTGTTTTTCcattaaaattaaaagaattaattAATCTTAACTATTATTTGCCGGTGATGGGCTTACATATATATTGTGAGTTAATACTTTATATTGTTTCTGAAAGATATCTCAATCTCTATTTTGATTCTCGAAAGAGAAAATTAATCGAAATCGTCTCCGAAAGATACACGATTTAATCACGTTAGTCCTTTCGTCAGTTGGATGATGTGTTACGTTAATTGTCATGTGGCATGATGACATGGTGGGTTAATgtcacgtgtcacaagatgattggttgacgtgtcagatcAGTGACACCTGGCACGCCACGTGTCAGATCACACTtgacatttaaaaaaattatttataatcaaaatagtttttatatgctcaaaatcaaatttatgtatgttaacctaaacaaagttataccactatttttttttactacatctttttttttctattacagTATTACTTACACATAGGATGTAATGGTAGTGATATTAAAAGTCAAAATTCAAGAAGATCCACAAATTTTGCTTTAGTTTCAAACtttacaaaatat is a window encoding:
- the LOC107636614 gene encoding protein FAR1-RELATED SEQUENCE 5-like — its product is MVRGWLLIKLCIVTEMDTAHLVKPSAKYACEAPDKQNDQAGIRPSKTYQALANAAGGPANLTFTEKDVRNYISRHLRIFEDETDPKELLKHFSQMKELNPNFFFEIDVDKNHSIRNVFWADAWCRDAWEYFGNVVMFDTTYKTNRYDMLFGYFVGVNHHEMSTLLGCDYCGIRTLICLLTDICGCQYFSRTNSGLA